The stretch of DNA TTCATGATCTGATATGCAAAGTGGTGCAATCCAAGAAAGCAGCAGCAACAAATTTCAGGTTTTGCTCAGTTATTTTTGCAGTCATTTTCTTGGGACAATCAAGCACAAGAGGGCTTCTAATGGACGCATCTTAACATGATCATCCTTACATGAAAAGCACCATCTGGCTCAAGGATTCAATTACAGTATGTGATATAAGCTCGGAAGTTGCAAATAAACATGAGCATCACTATACAAATTTGTATACAAAGCCAACTGTGGAAATTCCCCACTGATCCATATGATACAGACAAACAACAGAATCTCTGGATCTGCTAAAAAATCATGGCAAATACCATCTATAGAACTCCTGTACATGATCACATACTTCAAACTGTCAACAAGGTGTCATTTGTCTGCAGAATGTTATCATAGGTTAGTTCAAAGTGACAATTTTTGTACTTTTTGGACCATTTTTCTTTCCCTTTGTGCTGGCCGAAAAAGGTGTTCGGCCGCACCCATTTGATAGGCATCATACTGGTATATGCAACCTTAATACCACCACGAAGGAAAACTCAAGCAGCAGAGAACCATGCTTTTGCATCAGTGTCAGTCATCACTGGTGCCCAGACAGAGACCACATTTCGACATGCAAGTCACCAGTTTTGGCACCATCCATTTCAAATGGACCATACCCAGGCCATTCTTCATGGATTTGTGTTGTTTGGCCCTCACTATGAGCATTTTCACATGCTTTGTATGACCAATCCATTATTGAGATTGTTCGCCATTCCAAATGATTAACCTGAAACGGTCAAGATAATGCTGTGCTGCCCAATGAGGACCTAGCGGTTGGttgaacatgatgcacacatagttTGATTGTCTGTGCTTGTGTTGATCTGTACACATCGATGCATTCCTTCAGGTCTTCATCACATGTTATTAGGATCCACTCGGAGTCTTCGTCCAGATACTTGATATCCACTAAAGTAGTATCATATATAACGAACCGCCTTCGGATCTCTTGCTTCAAATCTTGGAAGCCCCAAGTTGGCTGTAGTCTGAATATAACTTTTTCTTCCCCATAAATTGCTTTTACTTTAAGAAAATCACATCTAGAAGGATGATGTTCGATCTGAGGTCTCTGACTTTGCAATCTAACCACAGATTTTGGAGTCACCTCAAGTGGACAATGCAGTTCTACATGTATTTGTACTTTATTAAGCACGTCACTCCGATTCTCCTCCACCAAAGTAGCTTGTCTAAATTCAAATTCATGAGTCTGATTACACTGCCTTTGCTCACTGGAACAGCCCTGACTGGAATTAGAGTTTTGactacatgaagaagaagaaagagagtttGTTCCAGATGTGTGTGAAGTAAATCTACCTTCTAGCTGTTGCTTTGCATTTGAGGATTCCAGGTGATCAGTTTGCTTCAACAATGAAAATGTGGTACTAGTTGCTAAGTTACTATCTGACCGAGTGTTCTTTATGAAGCTTTCATACAGGGAACTGAACTGGAATGCTTCTCCAGGACCATGGACAGAGTCTATAACTACTTGCAGTTTCCTTAAGGAGCGACCGACCTTCTTGATCTTTCGTGAAGGCCAACGAGTAATTCCGTGTTGCCTACATATTCTTTTGAGAGTAGTAGGGCACACTGAAAAGAAGCCAAAAATATCGGTCTTAACAACATCAGACACCTTATATTCAAGGCAGGTAATCCTATTATCACTGAAAAGCATATTTTCATGATGCCATGGTGGAACCAATCAAATCTAAATAATCTGTTTTGTGATATTCTTAATATGAATTAAAAGGCTAGAAGTGCAATTCGCTTATAGTTGGACAAggtaaaagaagagaaggaaaccaTGTAATATTCAAAAGCATTCGAAAATGAAGAGGGGAATCAAGAAGTGGCAAATGCAAGTTCATAGGTAGGAATAGTCGTAGATATCTGCATGTTCTACAGGAATACTTCATAACAAGATTAAATTTCATTATCTTATTCTTTTGTGTTAAAGCAAATAATGACGTCCTCAAAATTTATTCACCTATGTAGGCAATAAGTTAGCCAATCACATTTATGCATATAAATGCATAAACAGAGACTGTTTGAATATCTACATTTATTTAAACATAATTGGAAatagaacaaaaaaagaaatgCTGCACTTACAAATTGCAATGCAGTTATTTTTATTTGACCCACATGATTAATCAGCTTATAAAGattatataaagcatattcaaaaCTGTCATCATAAGAGGAAACATGATAGCAAACCTATAGTTTAAGCAATTGAAGCATATTGAAGAATCATGATTCCATTGACTTAGCTATAGTTGTGTCTAAAACTATAGTTTGAGCAACCAAAACTAGACAATTCcaatgaacacacacacacacacattaagTATGTAAATTTTCTGTGTATTCTTATTGAACAAGAGTTCAAAATAAATAATGTATCACTTCCAGGGATACCCAAGTCTCCATCTGTCAGTTATTCAGCTGGCAGCACCAATATGTATATTATACAGAGAGTGGTACATAGAAACCCAGTCTCTTTTGGAGTGTGAATTAGCTGCCATCTGATGATATACTATGAATGGAGTTTAGCTAATTATCTATTTTGGCATCCAGAATTTCTTTTTTTCAATTTATTGTCATCTTCTCTTGGTCTTAGGACAAAATCAATCAAGATCATCTTGCTAGTCATGGTAGCAGTCTCTTATTAAGACACTGTTCTTTAACTGTTTATCCTGTTAGTTATGGAATTGCCTTTTGAACAAAACCAGGTTCAAATAATTTAGTTTGCCGGAAACATATCATGTTTGCAAGTAGATCCAAAGTGACTAATTCACTTCCAAAAGATAGAACAAAGAAGTCGCGATAATATTACCTCCAAGGCTTCTGGCTGCATCTTTTAGGCTGCCGGCAAAATATTTCTGAAGCTCTTGCAAACTGACAGTCCTTTCAGTTTTTGCACGCCTCTTTTCTGTTGCCTTCTCCGCATTTGAAACATTAGTTTCAGCAGAGAAAGAAAATATATAGTCACTGTTGGACTCTTCATGGTGCTGCTTGACCTCGGAGAATATATTTCCAGTCGGTAATACCACATCTGAGGGAACCCAGTGTGTTGAAACACTGAATCCCTCGAATTCCTTTGTACGTTCCGTTGGCACAGAAGCAGGAAGAACAACATTCTTTGGAATACCTACAGCAGGTGTTCCCGATGGGAGAAGTTCGTCGACAATATATCTTTGACCAATCTCAGAAACGGAGTTATCAGAAAACATATCTGAAGGGATTTGCTCATTATTTTCCAACATCGTCTCATCTTCTAATTCCCTAGTTGTCACAACTCTAAGTGTCTGGCACACTTGCTGTATCGTAACGGACAAAGAATTCAGCATCAGTTTCTGTTCTTCACCTTCTATGCAGTGGATGGGCAAGAAGAACTCCAGCACAAAGTCCACATTTCCAGAATGAACACATCGCAATCGGATAGCCACTGCAGCCCTTAAGTGGAACAACTTAGCATGGTGTGACAGTGGATATTCAATCTTGCTAAACTCCGCAACATCCGACGAGAAGCATGGTTGATTCGTCATAAATGCCTTACCGACTACACCTTGACCTCTAAACAAATGATGCTCAGAGCAAGCTTGCTGAAAACCCAACATGCTAGGATCTTGTATGTAACAAGCTTCATCAATAGTAGAAACACATTCGCTGAAGCTTTCATCAGAATGCCGGCTGCCCTCTCTGCCTTGTTGAATGCACGAAATCCATGTTTGAGCTAATGGCAGCCTATGGGTCTCGCAAGCAGTTCTCAATACCATTTGGATCTCTGGTATGGCAGCAAGGTAAGAATCACCGGTCATCTGACAACAGAAAATATGTGTCACTACAAGTTGAACCAGAATTTATTTTCAGGAGTTCCTGTGGCTCACCTTTAAACGGggaacacttagaacttcagaactcCTGAGATCCACTGCCTGCAACAAGTATCATAAGAAAATATCTTTGAGGATAAAAGgagataaacaaataagataactTTCTTTTCCATTGAACGGTGAGGGGTAGATTGCCATTTATCATCATCTTTCTCAGCATGTTCCTTAAATATGACACCAAAACAAATAAGAAGGGAGTCAACAGTCCAGTAGATTTTTCTCAAAGTATCACAGTGAAAAATTGGACTTTGTAATACAACTCTTCATGAAATTAAACTGATTCGCAAGAACAGAAATCCTTGCAACTCGAAAATATAAAAAGCTTCTAAGAACAATCATGAAACTGCAGAAAACCATTAAGTATCAAAAGTGCATGATGTAAAACCCCCAAGAGAAACTAGTAACTATCAAGCAGAGAGGGCGAAAAGTAAAACATTATCAGAAAGAGGATTCAGATTACACAGCAAAATTTGAAGATGAGGACTCACCTGAAGAGCATTACAAATGTTCTCAAGATCATAACTGTAGTTGACCTTCTGTGTGGTCATCACAACCTCGACAACCCCTAAACAAGATGGACTATTTCTCTCAAAAATTGGCAGAGCGATTGTTCCACGAACATCATAACGCTGAGCATCACCCACACGAGGGTACTCAAAGCTGCTGAAGTAGCGGACATCTGGAGTCCATTCCGGCAACCTTCCCAGAAACACCCGGCCAGGCAAGCCCACCGCCTCATGGGAGCTCTCATCGGCCAAGAACTGGTACCTCGTCGAGACCGACCTGTAATTTACAAGCCTCTGACAGTTGAAATCTAGCAAGAAAGGTTGGCCACAAGTCGTAACAACTTGCTGGTTTCCTCTCATGGCAGGCACCCACATCTGAACAAGGACATCACCTTCTCTTTGTGACTCCTTGATGTACTTGAGGACATACCTCAGTCTTTGTTCCACACTACCTGTTTCACCCTTGGGCTGGATCTGCCGACTCATGCCTGGTTCATAACTGGGATCCTCTGCTTCCAATCCATCTGATCGTACGCGACACTTGGTTTCTCCGACATGATTCAGAATGATGGGTCGTTGTCCACCATCAAGCATTTGCATCTGAGCTTCATCCGAAGCTAACTCCACAGAGAAAACTGATCTCTCTGCATCGACTCGGTAATCAATTCCTGCAAGGGTTGGGTTGGAACTAGTGCTGCTGATCCCAAGAACAGGCGAAAAGCAGGAAGAGCTGAGGGGGCCTGTGGATGCAGAGTTACCCGTTTGCAGGAGATCAGAGCAATCGAAGACTGATCCTGATAACAACTCATCCATGAGGTCCAAATCATCAACAGCAGCATCCGAGAGGGTCTGACCCGACAAGCTTCCCTTGGGAGGAACGGAGTCGTCCATCGGCAGATACCTTCAGAACCCCATAACAAGAACCttactgcaatatgatgatccctGGGAACCCATCACAAGGATATGTAACATGGCATTCACAAAGAGAACAAGCAGGCGCCTAAC from Musa acuminata AAA Group cultivar baxijiao chromosome BXJ2-11, Cavendish_Baxijiao_AAA, whole genome shotgun sequence encodes:
- the LOC135626793 gene encoding protein NLP1-like, producing the protein MDDSVPPKGSLSGQTLSDAAVDDLDLMDELLSGSVFDCSDLLQTGNSASTGPLSSSCFSPVLGISSTSSNPTLAGIDYRVDAERSVFSVELASDEAQMQMLDGGQRPIILNHVGETKCRVRSDGLEAEDPSYEPGMSRQIQPKGETGSVEQRLRYVLKYIKESQREGDVLVQMWVPAMRGNQQVVTTCGQPFLLDFNCQRLVNYRSVSTRYQFLADESSHEAVGLPGRVFLGRLPEWTPDVRYFSSFEYPRVGDAQRYDVRGTIALPIFERNSPSCLGVVEVVMTTQKVNYSYDLENICNALQAVDLRSSEVLSVPRLKMTGDSYLAAIPEIQMVLRTACETHRLPLAQTWISCIQQGREGSRHSDESFSECVSTIDEACYIQDPSMLGFQQACSEHHLFRGQGVVGKAFMTNQPCFSSDVAEFSKIEYPLSHHAKLFHLRAAVAIRLRCVHSGNVDFVLEFFLPIHCIEGEEQKLMLNSLSVTIQQVCQTLRVVTTRELEDETMLENNEQIPSDMFSDNSVSEIGQRYIVDELLPSGTPAVGIPKNVVLPASVPTERTKEFEGFSVSTHWVPSDVVLPTGNIFSEVKQHHEESNSDYIFSFSAETNVSNAEKATEKRRAKTERTVSLQELQKYFAGSLKDAARSLGVCPTTLKRICRQHGITRWPSRKIKKVGRSLRKLQVVIDSVHGPGEAFQFSSLYESFIKNTRSDSNLATSTTFSLLKQTDHLESSNAKQQLEGRFTSHTSGTNSLSSSSCSQNSNSSQGCSSEQRQCNQTHEFEFRQATLVEENRSDVLNKVQIHVELHCPLEVTPKSVVRLQSQRPQIEHHPSRCDFLKVKAIYGEEKVIFRLQPTWGFQDLKQEIRRRFVIYDTTLVDIKYLDEDSEWILITCDEDLKECIDVYRSTQAQTIKLCVHHVQPTARSSLGSTALS